The following proteins come from a genomic window of Novosphingobium aromaticivorans DSM 12444:
- a CDS encoding acyltransferase family protein — MTDAANQGGVNHSPRLFQLDALRGLAAMAIMLFHLDLVYRIHGPFVRGYLFVDMFFLLSGFVLAVSTERKLKAGIGALAFTRDRFVRLWPLVAVGAGVATARAFAIGMADPLTLLLWLALDLAMIPSFSGTGPFYRYNGPQWTLFYELLANFLHALVLRKVPTRWMLALALALGVALIVTVRMHGSDTMGVDAPTWDTWWMGLPRVGWSYVLGVWMGRKYKDGVRGPALPWWLTLALPVVAIALVPRLPLRVAHGDLVFVMGFLPLAVWAVAQSRPPKALKPAFEWFGNYSLPLYCVHLTVLVWISELLGRAAWVQATAVGAAMLLAFVFSRLISFKGRPTRGKPDLAPTG, encoded by the coding sequence TTGACCGATGCCGCAAATCAGGGTGGGGTGAACCACTCTCCACGGCTGTTTCAGCTCGACGCGCTGCGCGGGCTCGCTGCGATGGCGATCATGCTGTTTCACCTCGATCTCGTCTATCGCATCCACGGACCGTTCGTGCGCGGGTACCTGTTCGTGGACATGTTCTTCCTGCTCAGCGGATTCGTGCTGGCGGTTTCGACCGAACGCAAGTTGAAAGCGGGGATCGGTGCGCTGGCGTTCACGCGGGATCGCTTCGTCCGGCTCTGGCCGCTGGTCGCCGTAGGCGCCGGGGTGGCGACAGCCCGCGCGTTTGCCATCGGAATGGCGGACCCGCTGACCTTGCTGCTCTGGCTCGCGCTGGATCTGGCTATGATCCCGAGCTTCTCCGGGACCGGTCCGTTCTACCGCTACAATGGGCCGCAATGGACACTGTTCTACGAGTTGCTGGCCAACTTCCTTCATGCGCTCGTCCTGCGCAAGGTTCCGACGCGCTGGATGCTTGCGCTCGCGCTCGCACTGGGCGTGGCGCTGATCGTTACGGTGCGCATGCACGGATCCGACACGATGGGGGTAGATGCACCCACCTGGGACACTTGGTGGATGGGGCTGCCGCGCGTGGGCTGGTCCTACGTGCTGGGGGTCTGGATGGGGCGCAAGTACAAGGACGGCGTCCGCGGCCCCGCGCTCCCGTGGTGGCTGACGCTGGCCCTGCCGGTTGTGGCCATTGCCCTGGTCCCGCGCCTGCCGCTCCGCGTTGCACATGGCGATCTGGTTTTCGTGATGGGGTTCCTGCCGCTGGCAGTTTGGGCAGTGGCCCAATCCCGTCCGCCAAAGGCGCTGAAACCGGCGTTCGAATGGTTCGGCAATTATTCGCTGCCGCTCTATTGCGTGCACCTGACCGTGCTCGTCTGGATCTCGGAACTGCTGGGCCGCGCGGCCTGGGTGCAGGCGACGGCGGTTGGTGCCGCCATGCTGCTCGCCTTCGTCTTTTCCAGGCTGATATCGTTCAAGGGCAGACCGACCAGAGGCAAGCCTGACCTTGCGCCGACTGGCTGA
- a CDS encoding TetR/AcrR family transcriptional regulator → MSLADVPDVARALPDPRSRILAAAGEIFRREGFAGTTVDAVAAIARMSKESIYDLFPTKSALFEAAVRASIDKHVYHGPAEGPAESVDAFLAHMGTSMFERYVEPMNFGLFRNNIEAANHFPELASTLHEHRRQASQANAVHLQPWIDRGCLQTTDALATVIRFSSLCIGGSRYFLGHPLPSKGERRQLVERTVSLFLDGYGSVTSGTPAAFAPPQPRSHHPATTVRMSTARIREMLDAIEDEFLRHGYRSASIDRAVSVVKVGKTTVYRQFGNKEGVFRHIIEDRIVAEAERTYDTAPDAATLEDALASLARQALDNHCEGDNIHLHRLLIQESEAFPDLARAFYDAKIHALSKGLCAVTDRFGAPKPDQASIEDFHNLATSALRYVTTKDLPSREERTVDAAEVSRLFVRGMRSPPRLP, encoded by the coding sequence ATGAGCCTTGCAGACGTGCCAGACGTAGCGCGCGCCCTTCCTGACCCGCGATCCCGCATCCTCGCGGCGGCCGGCGAAATCTTCCGAAGGGAAGGTTTCGCCGGAACGACGGTCGATGCCGTTGCCGCCATCGCGCGAATGAGCAAGGAAAGCATCTACGACCTGTTCCCCACCAAGAGCGCGCTCTTCGAAGCCGCGGTCCGCGCCTCGATCGACAAGCATGTCTACCATGGGCCCGCCGAAGGCCCGGCGGAAAGCGTCGACGCGTTTCTTGCCCACATGGGTACGAGCATGTTCGAGCGGTATGTCGAACCGATGAACTTCGGGTTGTTCCGCAACAACATCGAAGCGGCGAACCATTTTCCCGAACTGGCCTCGACCCTGCATGAGCATCGCCGCCAGGCTTCACAGGCGAATGCGGTGCACCTCCAGCCCTGGATCGACCGGGGCTGCCTGCAGACGACAGACGCGCTTGCAACGGTTATCCGGTTTTCCAGTCTTTGCATCGGCGGTAGCCGGTACTTCCTTGGACATCCCTTGCCGTCGAAAGGAGAACGCCGGCAATTGGTGGAACGAACCGTGTCCCTGTTCCTTGACGGATATGGCTCCGTCACGTCCGGAACGCCCGCCGCGTTTGCTCCGCCGCAGCCCCGTTCGCACCATCCGGCGACGACGGTGCGGATGTCCACCGCCCGCATCCGGGAAATGCTGGATGCAATCGAGGACGAGTTCCTCCGCCATGGATACCGTTCCGCCAGCATCGATCGCGCCGTAAGCGTCGTGAAAGTCGGCAAGACTACCGTCTACCGGCAGTTCGGAAACAAGGAAGGCGTCTTCCGTCACATCATTGAAGACAGGATCGTCGCAGAGGCGGAGCGGACTTACGATACCGCACCCGATGCCGCCACGCTCGAAGATGCGCTTGCGTCGCTTGCCCGGCAGGCGCTCGACAATCATTGCGAAGGCGACAACATTCACCTGCACCGGTTGCTGATCCAGGAATCCGAGGCATTCCCGGATCTGGCCCGAGCATTCTACGACGCCAAGATCCATGCATTGAGCAAGGGTCTTTGCGCCGTCACCGACAGATTTGGCGCGCCCAAGCCAGACCAGGCCTCGATCGAGGATTTCCACAACCTCGCCACCTCGGCGCTGCGCTACGTCACGACAAAGGATTTGCCCTCGAGGGAAGAACGTACGGTGGATGCGGCGGAAGTCAGCCGCCTCTTTGTTCGGGGCATGCGCTCGCCGCCGCGTCTGCCTTGA
- a CDS encoding arylsulfatase: MPSFPKPVTAPAGAPNVVLIMTDDVGFGAASTFGGPVPTPNLDRLASRGIVFNRFHTKAMCSPTRASLLTGRNHHAVDNGTVANLSTGFPGYDNNLPKSAATVAEILRQHGWNTAMIGKHHNTPEPFVSPAGPFDLWPTGLGFEYFYGFMAASTNQFSPALYRNTSPIPTLRDGVLDKALADDAIGWIHAQKAAAPDKPFFLYYATGSAHNPLQAPADWIAKFRGRFDNGWDAVRKGTVDRQRKLGIVPRTTKDTTRPDEIPAWSTLTPEQRRVNARLMEVYAGMLSYQDAQIGRMLDELDRMGEADNTLVMFIEGDNGAAPEAGPDGQSNPMAVFANGFKEDASSLAAQLDKLGGPDAVAGMGWGWAWATNAPFKWFKQYGSHLGGTRNPLVVSWPKGISGRGIRSQFTDVVDVMPTILDLAGVQIPDSVNGVKQQAVDGISFRYTLDAPDAPERRHTQYFEMMGNHGIYHDGWMASTTPVNRLRSKPDHPVLPTDYKWELYNLTRDYSQANDLAAKHPEKLAELKALFEVEARRNNVYPLDDRLDMARFSASAALVPKRKRYVYWGEVTLPAATSAPIFNRGFTLDAQVDVASSQGTGPLLAIGGKFAGWSFYLVDGRPAVTVATSQRPEDHFRVVASQPVAPGASRIGFSFRYDGGHNAGGEMIITANGKEIGRGRIPRTLSKLVEMTDTFDIGFDADTPVTDDYPKGSHFPGTIARLEIVPGDAGAPTPVER; encoded by the coding sequence GTGCCCTCCTTCCCGAAGCCTGTCACCGCTCCGGCCGGCGCGCCCAACGTCGTCCTGATAATGACGGATGACGTGGGATTCGGGGCCGCCTCGACCTTCGGCGGGCCGGTACCCACCCCCAACCTCGACCGCCTCGCGTCGCGCGGAATCGTGTTCAATCGCTTCCACACCAAGGCGATGTGCTCGCCGACGCGGGCATCGTTGCTGACAGGTCGCAACCACCATGCCGTCGACAACGGCACGGTCGCCAACCTGTCCACCGGCTTTCCGGGATACGACAACAACCTGCCGAAAAGCGCAGCCACGGTCGCCGAGATCCTTCGCCAGCACGGGTGGAACACGGCGATGATCGGCAAGCACCATAATACGCCGGAGCCGTTCGTCTCGCCCGCCGGACCGTTCGACCTTTGGCCCACCGGCCTCGGCTTCGAATATTTCTACGGCTTCATGGCGGCCTCCACGAACCAGTTCAGCCCCGCGCTCTATCGCAACACCAGCCCCATCCCGACATTGCGGGATGGCGTGCTCGACAAGGCGCTGGCCGACGACGCGATCGGCTGGATTCACGCGCAGAAGGCCGCAGCGCCCGACAAGCCGTTCTTCCTCTATTACGCGACCGGTTCCGCCCATAACCCGCTGCAGGCTCCGGCCGACTGGATTGCGAAGTTCCGCGGCCGGTTCGACAATGGCTGGGACGCCGTGCGCAAGGGCACGGTCGACCGCCAGCGCAAGCTCGGCATCGTTCCGCGCACCACCAAGGATACCACCCGGCCCGACGAAATTCCGGCTTGGAGCACGCTTACGCCCGAGCAGCGGCGGGTCAACGCCCGGCTCATGGAAGTCTATGCCGGCATGCTGTCCTACCAGGACGCGCAGATCGGCCGGATGCTCGACGAACTCGATCGCATGGGCGAGGCGGACAACACGCTGGTCATGTTCATCGAGGGCGACAATGGCGCCGCGCCCGAGGCGGGACCGGACGGGCAGTCGAATCCGATGGCGGTCTTCGCCAACGGATTCAAGGAGGACGCATCCTCGCTGGCAGCGCAGCTCGACAAGCTTGGCGGGCCGGATGCGGTTGCCGGCATGGGATGGGGCTGGGCCTGGGCGACCAACGCGCCGTTCAAATGGTTCAAGCAATACGGATCGCACCTTGGCGGCACGCGCAACCCGCTGGTGGTCTCGTGGCCAAAGGGCATTTCCGGGCGCGGCATCCGCTCGCAGTTCACCGATGTGGTCGACGTGATGCCCACGATCCTCGATCTTGCCGGCGTGCAGATCCCCGACAGCGTCAATGGCGTGAAGCAGCAAGCGGTCGACGGCATAAGCTTCCGCTACACGCTGGATGCTCCCGATGCGCCGGAACGCCGCCACACCCAGTACTTCGAGATGATGGGCAATCACGGCATCTACCACGATGGCTGGATGGCGAGCACCACGCCGGTCAACCGGTTGCGAAGCAAGCCGGACCATCCAGTCCTGCCGACGGACTACAAGTGGGAACTCTATAACCTCACCCGCGATTATTCCCAGGCCAACGACCTCGCTGCGAAACACCCGGAGAAGCTGGCGGAACTGAAGGCCCTCTTCGAAGTCGAAGCGCGGCGAAACAATGTCTACCCGCTGGACGACAGGCTTGACATGGCGCGCTTCAGCGCATCAGCCGCACTCGTGCCGAAGCGCAAGCGGTACGTCTATTGGGGCGAGGTCACGCTTCCGGCGGCGACATCCGCACCGATCTTCAACCGGGGCTTCACGCTCGACGCGCAAGTCGACGTGGCATCGAGCCAGGGCACCGGTCCCCTTCTGGCAATCGGCGGGAAGTTCGCAGGGTGGTCGTTCTACCTGGTGGATGGCCGACCGGCCGTGACAGTCGCGACGTCGCAGCGGCCCGAGGATCATTTCAGGGTGGTCGCATCGCAGCCGGTCGCGCCGGGCGCGTCACGGATCGGGTTTTCCTTCCGTTACGACGGTGGCCACAACGCGGGCGGCGAGATGATCATCACCGCCAACGGTAAGGAGATCGGGCGCGGTCGCATTCCCCGCACGCTGTCAAAGCTGGTGGAAATGACCGACACCTTCGACATCGGTTTCGATGCCGATACACCGGTTACCGACGACTACCCCAAGGGCAGTCATTTCCCCGGCACCATCGCCAGGCTTGAAATCGTCCCCGGCGATGCGGGTGCTCCGACGCCTGTGGAGCGGTAG
- a CDS encoding arylsulfatase, translating into MISALGASALALMASAAFGQAVVPAPATVPAYQIKAPAGAPNVVVILLDDVGFGAASTFGGPIETPALGRLAADGLRYNRFHTTGICSPTRASLLTGRNPHSTGIGAVENSSDERPGYSGFHSKDTASIATVLRQNGYNTAAFGKWHQVPDWEASPSGPFDRWPTGEGFERFYGFIGGETDQFDPSLFEGTTPVMRPDVPNYHLTEDLADKSIAWLRTQHSVTPDKPFFLYFAPGATHAPLQVPRGWSERYKGKFDQGWDKVREETFVRQKRLGVIPANARLTPRPDGLPAWDSLTPDQKRFAARTMEVYAGFLAHTDAQVGKLLDSLAANGERQNTMVFYVFGDNGASGEGGLSGSANYFANIQGLPETDQIRAAHLDALGGPDAYAHYPAGWAWAMNAPLPWMKTVASHLGGTRNAMVFDWPGHVADKGGIRTQFSHVNDIVPTILEAAGITAPSTVDGIAQKPMDGVSLLYSLKDPKAPERHLTQYFEVFGHRAIYHDGWMASAFHSRLPWSVMGFGDKKFEDDRWALYDLGKDFSQARDVADRNPAKLADLKALFDAEAARNQVLPLRNTTLGNNKVPSIAAGRTTMTFHEGAVGVPETALPRAMNRSWSVDAAIDIADGAEGVVATLGGRSAGWSLYLDRGGKPTFSYRVFDIEAVTLRAAQSLAPGKHALRFDFDYAGPGYGKGARLRLMVDGAVVDTGEVKSSPTAFYTIDESFDVGLDHGSPAGSYPAGTAPGFAFQKGRIEQVTFSAR; encoded by the coding sequence ATGATCAGTGCATTGGGTGCCAGCGCACTGGCGCTCATGGCATCGGCGGCCTTCGGGCAGGCGGTGGTGCCCGCCCCCGCAACTGTTCCCGCCTACCAGATCAAAGCACCTGCCGGTGCGCCCAATGTCGTCGTCATCCTGCTCGACGACGTAGGTTTCGGGGCCGCTTCAACCTTCGGAGGGCCGATCGAGACGCCGGCGCTTGGCCGGCTTGCCGCGGATGGACTGCGCTACAACCGCTTTCACACCACCGGAATCTGCTCGCCCACCCGGGCATCGCTGCTGACCGGGCGCAATCCGCACAGCACCGGCATCGGCGCGGTCGAGAACTCGTCCGACGAACGCCCCGGCTACAGCGGCTTCCACTCCAAGGACACGGCATCCATTGCCACTGTCCTGCGCCAAAACGGCTACAACACCGCGGCATTCGGCAAGTGGCACCAGGTGCCGGACTGGGAGGCGTCGCCGTCCGGGCCTTTCGATCGCTGGCCGACCGGCGAAGGCTTCGAGCGGTTCTATGGCTTCATTGGCGGGGAGACCGATCAGTTCGATCCGTCGCTGTTCGAAGGCACGACCCCCGTGATGCGGCCCGACGTGCCGAATTATCACCTGACCGAGGACCTCGCCGACAAGTCGATCGCATGGCTACGCACGCAGCATTCGGTCACGCCCGACAAACCGTTCTTCCTCTACTTCGCGCCCGGGGCGACGCATGCGCCGCTCCAGGTGCCAAGGGGCTGGAGCGAGCGATACAAGGGCAAGTTCGACCAGGGTTGGGACAAGGTCCGCGAGGAGACTTTCGTCCGCCAGAAAAGGCTCGGCGTCATTCCCGCTAACGCCCGGCTCACTCCGCGCCCCGATGGCCTGCCGGCCTGGGATAGCCTCACGCCGGACCAGAAGCGCTTCGCGGCGCGCACGATGGAAGTCTACGCCGGGTTTCTTGCCCACACCGACGCCCAGGTCGGCAAGCTGCTCGACAGTCTCGCGGCCAATGGCGAGCGCCAGAACACGATGGTCTTCTACGTCTTCGGCGACAATGGAGCGAGCGGCGAGGGCGGTCTGTCGGGGAGCGCGAACTATTTCGCCAACATCCAGGGGCTGCCCGAGACCGACCAGATTCGTGCCGCGCATCTCGATGCGCTTGGTGGCCCCGATGCCTATGCCCACTATCCCGCGGGATGGGCCTGGGCGATGAACGCGCCGCTGCCCTGGATGAAGACCGTGGCGTCGCATCTGGGGGGGACGCGCAACGCGATGGTCTTCGACTGGCCGGGGCATGTGGCTGACAAGGGCGGCATCCGGACGCAGTTCAGCCACGTCAACGACATCGTCCCGACGATTCTCGAGGCTGCCGGAATCACTGCTCCGTCGACTGTGGACGGCATCGCGCAGAAGCCGATGGACGGCGTCAGCCTGCTCTACAGCCTGAAGGACCCGAAAGCGCCCGAACGACACCTGACGCAGTACTTCGAGGTCTTTGGCCATCGCGCGATCTACCATGACGGGTGGATGGCCTCGGCGTTCCACAGCCGGTTGCCGTGGTCGGTCATGGGTTTTGGCGACAAGAAGTTCGAGGACGATCGCTGGGCACTCTACGATCTCGGAAAGGACTTCTCGCAGGCGCGCGACGTTGCTGATCGCAACCCCGCGAAGCTGGCCGACCTGAAGGCGCTTTTCGATGCGGAAGCAGCGCGAAACCAGGTCCTGCCGCTGCGCAACACCACGCTCGGGAACAACAAGGTTCCAAGCATCGCGGCCGGCCGCACCACGATGACCTTCCACGAAGGCGCGGTTGGCGTTCCGGAAACGGCCCTGCCGCGCGCCATGAACCGATCGTGGAGCGTCGATGCAGCTATCGACATCGCTGATGGAGCCGAAGGCGTCGTCGCCACGCTTGGCGGCCGTAGCGCCGGTTGGTCACTGTATCTGGACAGGGGCGGCAAGCCGACGTTCTCCTACCGCGTCTTCGACATAGAGGCCGTGACGCTGCGCGCCGCGCAATCGCTCGCACCGGGCAAGCACGCGCTGCGCTTCGACTTCGACTATGCGGGGCCGGGCTATGGCAAGGGGGCGCGCCTGCGCCTCATGGTCGATGGCGCGGTGGTCGATACGGGCGAGGTGAAGTCCAGTCCCACCGCATTCTATACGATCGACGAAAGCTTCGATGTCGGCTTGGACCACGGCTCGCCCGCCGGCTCCTACCCGGCGGGGACGGCTCCGGGCTTCGCGTTTCAAAAGGGCCGGATCGAGCAAGTGACCTTCAGCGCGCGCTGA
- a CDS encoding TonB-dependent receptor has translation MHSRTTAAVWLAGAAICGLAAPAFAQGAEQSVGDAAEQGVGEIVVTAQKRSESLQRTPIAISAIPAAQLDLQGIAEAKDLSAIAPNLSVVGATTNATAAVISIRGIPTSADETQGYDSSIGVYVDGIYMARSSAATFEVADIERVEVLRGPQGTLFGRNTTGGAVNFITRAPSSEAGLSLRAGIGNYDMRTARAVFNTGTLADSLRMSFSYLYKQRDGIVDNLLAAENRDPGSSLIHSARWSAQLDLGDRVKITNIFDWTRVEGVAGYQQLSAVGNGNTTDFPSTLSLGGNVFPVVQPANVLGYLNEATSLDARCGTPVSQISTERRTRVCNNSAQPSVDKLWGNMTRVEADLDWLTIRSTTAARWWRNHIAGSDLDGMGAISGPAFSQASLLNGMPLQVLDLIPTLSPAARTALAAAPVPTTTQDLFSTRNDRRQKQFSQELEFVSNSGGAFEWVLGAFYFKESGAEFNPQSYAFVIDTNAAVFNAGNFGALAPLLQAGNPARYRALAVQSALGYTSDSESFAVYGQGTLRPGGPDGRLGITLGLRYSWDSKDFQVYQNGATPFTDAQLPNNTSSKKFSAPTGNLTVDYRASDDVNLYARVARGYRSGGFNARQNTSSIPLTPFNKETIWSYELGIKTQFNNRVRLNAAVFYNEYKDQLVTLPVPVGEGQSFGNITVNAGKTRYYGAEIEGRFVVDDHLSLDAAAGYVKTDPRDFPAGDVNNVIRNVASIQHLGYAPEFTGNVGATYRRPIGSQDLTARVGYNYTSSFWMFGNPLTAPFGRQTKGDARGLLDAQIRLDRIAMGSAEASLTLWGKNITNKSYVVRAVDFGQLGFATTIYGDPRTYGLTLDVKF, from the coding sequence ATGCATTCCAGGACCACCGCCGCCGTCTGGCTGGCGGGAGCAGCCATCTGCGGCCTTGCCGCACCAGCATTTGCGCAAGGCGCGGAACAGTCGGTCGGCGATGCTGCCGAGCAAGGCGTCGGCGAGATCGTCGTGACGGCGCAGAAGCGCTCGGAAAGCCTGCAGCGCACGCCCATCGCCATTTCCGCCATTCCTGCGGCCCAGCTCGACCTGCAAGGCATTGCCGAGGCCAAGGACCTGTCCGCCATCGCCCCCAACCTTTCGGTCGTCGGCGCTACCACCAATGCGACCGCCGCCGTCATCAGCATCCGTGGCATTCCGACGTCGGCCGACGAGACCCAGGGCTACGATTCCTCCATCGGCGTCTACGTCGACGGGATCTACATGGCGCGCAGCTCCGCAGCGACTTTCGAGGTTGCCGATATCGAGCGCGTCGAAGTCCTGCGCGGCCCGCAGGGCACGTTGTTCGGTCGCAATACGACCGGTGGCGCGGTCAATTTCATCACCCGTGCGCCGAGCAGCGAGGCGGGCCTCAGCCTGCGTGCCGGCATCGGCAACTACGACATGCGAACCGCGCGCGCGGTCTTCAACACGGGCACTCTCGCCGATAGCCTGCGCATGTCCTTCTCGTATCTCTACAAGCAGCGCGATGGCATCGTCGACAACCTGCTCGCGGCCGAGAACCGCGATCCGGGCAGTTCGCTGATCCACAGCGCACGCTGGTCGGCGCAGCTCGATCTTGGCGACAGGGTCAAGATCACCAACATTTTCGACTGGACCCGCGTCGAGGGCGTGGCCGGCTACCAGCAGCTTTCCGCTGTCGGAAACGGAAATACCACGGACTTCCCGTCGACCCTTTCGCTCGGCGGAAACGTGTTCCCGGTGGTGCAGCCCGCCAACGTCCTTGGCTACCTCAACGAGGCGACCTCGCTTGATGCGCGCTGCGGCACTCCCGTCTCGCAGATCTCGACGGAGCGTCGCACGCGCGTTTGCAACAATTCCGCCCAGCCCTCGGTCGACAAGCTCTGGGGGAACATGACCAGGGTCGAGGCGGACCTCGACTGGCTGACGATCCGGTCGACGACTGCGGCGCGCTGGTGGCGCAATCACATCGCCGGAAGTGATCTCGACGGCATGGGCGCAATCAGCGGTCCGGCATTCAGCCAGGCCAGCCTGCTCAACGGGATGCCGCTTCAGGTGTTGGACTTGATCCCGACGCTGTCGCCTGCCGCAAGAACCGCGCTTGCGGCGGCGCCGGTGCCGACAACGACGCAGGATCTCTTCAGCACCCGCAATGATCGACGCCAGAAGCAGTTCAGCCAGGAATTGGAGTTCGTCTCGAACTCTGGCGGGGCCTTCGAATGGGTCCTTGGTGCCTTCTACTTCAAGGAGAGCGGCGCGGAGTTCAATCCGCAGAGCTATGCCTTCGTGATCGATACCAACGCGGCGGTGTTCAACGCGGGCAACTTCGGTGCGCTGGCGCCGTTGCTGCAGGCCGGAAATCCCGCCCGCTACCGCGCGCTCGCCGTGCAGTCGGCGCTTGGATACACGTCCGACAGCGAATCCTTTGCAGTCTATGGCCAGGGAACCTTGCGGCCAGGCGGTCCCGACGGCCGCCTCGGGATCACGCTCGGCCTCAGGTATTCGTGGGACAGCAAGGATTTCCAGGTCTACCAGAACGGTGCCACCCCCTTCACTGATGCCCAGTTGCCTAACAACACAAGCAGCAAGAAGTTCAGCGCGCCTACCGGCAACCTGACCGTGGACTATCGTGCCTCTGACGATGTGAACCTCTATGCCCGCGTCGCGCGCGGCTATCGCTCGGGTGGCTTCAACGCGCGGCAGAACACCAGCTCGATCCCTCTCACGCCGTTCAACAAGGAGACGATCTGGTCTTACGAGCTGGGCATCAAGACACAGTTCAACAACCGCGTCCGTCTGAATGCCGCAGTGTTCTACAACGAATACAAGGACCAGCTCGTGACGCTGCCCGTACCGGTCGGCGAAGGTCAGAGCTTCGGCAACATCACGGTGAACGCCGGCAAGACGCGCTATTACGGAGCTGAGATCGAAGGCCGCTTCGTGGTTGACGATCACCTGTCGCTGGATGCGGCGGCCGGGTACGTGAAGACCGATCCGCGCGACTTTCCGGCCGGCGACGTCAACAACGTGATCCGCAATGTCGCATCGATCCAGCATCTCGGCTACGCGCCTGAATTCACGGGCAATGTCGGCGCGACCTATCGCCGTCCCATCGGCAGCCAGGATCTGACCGCACGCGTGGGCTACAACTACACGTCATCGTTCTGGATGTTCGGCAACCCGCTCACGGCGCCGTTTGGACGGCAGACCAAGGGCGACGCTCGTGGATTGCTGGATGCGCAGATCCGCCTCGACAGGATTGCGATGGGTTCCGCCGAGGCCAGTCTCACGCTGTGGGGCAAGAACATCACGAACAAGTCCTACGTCGTCCGCGCCGTGGACTTCGGCCAGCTCGGCTTTGCGACGACCATCTATGGCGACCCGCGGACCTACGGCTTGACCTTGGACGTCAAGTTCTAG
- a CDS encoding formylglycine-generating enzyme family protein, giving the protein MRLIEGGTFLMGSEAFYPEEAPVRRVRVDSFWIDETPVTNFQFAAFIEATGYVTVAEVAPDPKDYPGMIPGMDRAGSLVFQKTSGPVDMADASNWWRFTFGACWKHPLGPGSDLAGLEDHPVVHVAYPDAEAYATWAGKCLPTEAEFEFAARGGLDGQDYAWGSELAPDGRMMANYWQGLFPFANQCLDGWERTSPVRSFPPNGHGVYDMIGNTWEWTSDWWTAKPMPPKAKRSCCPIDNPRGGRLRESFDPDHPGVRIGRKVIKGGSHLCAANYCQRYRPAARHPEMVDTATSHIGFRCVVRG; this is encoded by the coding sequence ATGCGCCTGATCGAAGGCGGCACGTTCCTCATGGGCTCCGAGGCATTCTACCCGGAAGAGGCGCCCGTGCGCCGCGTCAGGGTCGACAGCTTCTGGATCGACGAGACACCTGTAACCAACTTTCAGTTCGCCGCCTTCATCGAGGCGACAGGCTACGTCACGGTTGCCGAGGTCGCACCTGATCCGAAGGACTATCCTGGCATGATACCGGGTATGGACCGGGCCGGATCGCTCGTCTTCCAGAAGACGTCGGGACCCGTCGACATGGCGGATGCTTCCAATTGGTGGCGTTTTACCTTCGGGGCTTGCTGGAAGCATCCACTTGGCCCCGGCAGCGACCTCGCCGGGCTCGAAGACCATCCGGTGGTCCATGTCGCATATCCCGATGCAGAGGCTTACGCGACCTGGGCGGGCAAGTGCCTGCCGACCGAGGCGGAGTTCGAATTCGCCGCGCGCGGGGGGCTCGATGGCCAGGACTATGCGTGGGGTTCCGAACTGGCGCCCGATGGCCGGATGATGGCCAACTACTGGCAGGGCCTGTTCCCTTTCGCCAATCAATGCCTCGATGGATGGGAGCGCACGTCGCCGGTGCGAAGCTTTCCTCCCAATGGTCATGGCGTTTACGACATGATCGGCAACACCTGGGAATGGACTTCCGACTGGTGGACCGCGAAGCCCATGCCCCCGAAGGCGAAGAGGTCATGCTGCCCGATCGACAATCCGCGAGGTGGCAGGCTCAGGGAAAGTTTCGACCCGGACCATCCGGGCGTCCGTATCGGTCGCAAGGTCATCAAGGGCGGGTCGCACTTGTGCGCCGCCAACTACTGCCAGCGCTATCGCCCCGCCGCGCGGCATCCGGAAATGGTCGATACCGCCACCTCCCACATCGGCTTCAGGTGTGTTGTCCGGGGATGA